From the Primulina tabacum isolate GXHZ01 chromosome 3, ASM2559414v2, whole genome shotgun sequence genome, one window contains:
- the LOC142538706 gene encoding uncharacterized protein LOC142538706, which produces MKPPEFDGCTNPMVALEWVKAVEAIYDYLLFDDNDRRLLKTARMGEQDDKEIERERQLKRQDFSTKGQGSGWKGKGKFRGKEKEENRPKAPMPPPAYDQHLSSYRAFIDCVAKMVRFPIEDDDSGIFQVQEMLSEGCQGFLAAVKDLNTEMTMKLNEIEVVQGFFLTYLQMMCLDYHLTCEVEFVIDVVPGTALISKAPYRMAPIEMKELKNQLQDLLEKGFIRTSSFSLEAPGALMFSKIDLRSGYYQLKVREANVPKTAFRTRCFEPQVSFSLSSLIQKPLLLDLQRSEIAIVEQGTIARLSALVIRPTLTDRIRREQPNDNQLMELISKADKKGNTKFAMKTDYLLTFRGRICVPNGDDIRRDVLTEAHTTPYSIHPGSTKMYQDLRRLYWWPSMKSDIARRFRSPLNSDEVSERKMLGAELVQQTADVIALIRDRMKMAQSRQKSYADNRRRPLEFEVGDHVFIKISPLKGVMRFGKKGKLSPRFIDPFEFLDRIGERAYRLALPPDLDRVHNVFHVSMLRKYISNPSHVLRHEPLDLMPNLTYQEVPIQILDRKVKVLRNKEIGIIKILWRNQLVEEATWEP; this is translated from the exons ATGAAGCCACCAGAATTTGATGGTTGCACTAATCCCATGGTCGCCTTGGAATGGGTCAAAGCTGTGGAGGCTATTTATGATTATCTGCTGTTTGACGATAATGATCGA AGATTGTTGAAAACGGCAAGGATGGGCGAGCAGGACGATAAGGAAATTGAAAGAGAAAGACAGTTGAAGCGACAAGATTTTTCTACTAAGGGCCAAGGTTCTGGATGGAAAGGTAAGGGCAAGTTCAGAGGCAAAGAGAAAGAGGAGAATCGACCCAAAGCTCCTATGCCACCGCCTGCATATGATCAACAT CTATCGTCATATCGTGCCTTTATTGACTGCGTGGCAAAGATGGTGCGATTTCCTATAGAAGATGATGATAGCGGGATTTTCCAGGTTCAG GAAATGTTATCCGAGGGGTGTCAGGGGTTTTTAGCTGCTGTGAAAGATTTGAATACTGAGATGACAATGAAGTTGAATGAGATTGAGGTAGTTCAAGGATTTTTCCTGacgtatttgcagatgatgtgcCTGGATTACCACTTGACCTGTGaagtggagtttgtgattgacgTGGTTCCAGGTACTGCTCTGATTTCGAAAGCTCCCTACCGAATGGCCCCGATTGAAATGAAGGAACTGAAGAatcagttgcaggatctattagAGAAAGGTTTTATTCGTACGAGTTCTTTTTCGTTGGAAGCTCCG GGAGCGttaatgttttcaaagatcGACCTTCGTTCTGGTTACTATCAGCTGAAAGTTAGGGAAGCCAATGTCCCTAAaactgcattcagaaccag atgctttgagccgcaaGTCAGTTTTTCTTTGAGCTCGttgattcagaagccgttgttATTGGATCTTCAGAGGAGCGAGATTGCTATAGTAGAGCAAGGGACCATCGCTAGACTTTCAGCTTTGGTTATTCGACCTACGTTGACAGATAGGATACGACGGGAGCAACCTAATGACAATCAATTGATGGAATTGATATCCAAAGCCGATAAGAAAGGAAATACAAAGTTTGCAATGAAAACTGATTATTTGTTAACGTTTAGAGGTCGGATATGTGTTCCCAATGGTGATGATATTCGAAGGGATGTTTTGACAGAAGCTCATACCacgccatattcgatacatccaggtagcaccaagatgtatcaggatctccgACGTCTATATTGGTGGCCAAGTATGAAAAGTGATATTGCAAG GAGATTTAGGTCACCGTTGAACTCTGATGAAGTCAGTGAAAGGAAGATGTTAGGAGCAgaattggtccaacagacagctgatgtgatTGCTTTAATTCGGGATAGAATGAAGATGGCCCAATccagacagaaaagttatgccgaTAATCGAAGAAGGCCTTTGGAGTTTGAAGTTGGAGATCATGTCTTTATCAAAATTTCTCCCCTCAAAGGGGTAATGAGATTCGGGAAGAAAGGTAAGCTAAGCCCAAGATTTATCGACCCATTTGAATTTCTGGATAGGATTGGAGAAAGAGCATATCGTCTAGCCTTACCGCCAGACTTGGATAGAGTCCACAATGTATTTCACGTctcaatgctcaggaagtacATCTCGAACCCTTCCCATGTTCTCAGACATGAACCATTGGATCTGATGCCGAACTTGACGTATCAAGAAGTACCAATCCAGATTTTAGATCGCAAGGTTAAAGTACTGAGGAATAAGGAAATCGGCATTATCAAGATTCTTTGGCGTAATCAGTTGGTTGAAGAAGCAACGTGGGAGCCTTag